A region from the Aegilops tauschii subsp. strangulata cultivar AL8/78 chromosome 5, Aet v6.0, whole genome shotgun sequence genome encodes:
- the LOC141023070 gene encoding L10-interacting MYB domain-containing protein-like, with protein MTTIFCNLATKEKEKGNRPTKFLNPTGYKNIEVGFFQQTGKLYSRLQFKNKWGSLRTLYRDWLILKNTSTGLGWNDETNTVSADDEWWKKAGEENKDILQFRKCGPENLNQMSIMYEKINVTGETSMMPGGEHEVLDLEEDETEEEEVQTTQAKKAKKGPLKIDGSSSKKNPIQRDFKRMVDHLISEDVAMNSHKNSVAAEIEKIMEEVVACGANEASDEYFIATKLFVKFENRCFFNNMKTSDGKNNWLRRMYEERNRH; from the exons ATGACCACCATTTTTTGCAATCTCGCTACtaaggagaaggaaaaggggaatAGGCCTACCAAATTTTTGAACCCTACTGGATACAAGAATATAGAAGTTGGCTTCTTTCAGCAAACCGGAAAACTTTACAgtaggctgcagttcaaaaatAAATGGGGCAGTTTGAGGACCTTGTATAGGGATTGGCTGATCCTAAAGAATACATCTACTGGACTTGGTTGGAATGATGAAACGAACACCGTGAGTGCTGATGACGAATGGTGGAAGAAGGCCGGTGAA GAAAACAAGGACATCTTGCAGTTTCGTAAATGTGGTCCTGAAAATCTGAACCAAATGAGCATCATGTATGAGAAGATCAATGTTACAGGAGAAACTTCTATGATGCCAGGTGGTGAGCATGAAGTGCTTGATCTTGAAGAAGATGAAACCGAGGAGGAAGAAGTGCAGACTACCCAAGCCAAGAAGGCAAAGAAAGGGCCATTGAAGATAGATGGAAGTTCTAGTAAAAAGAATCCTATTCAAAGGGACTTCAAGCGCATGGTTGACCACTTGATTAGTGAAGATGTCGCGATGAACTCACATAAGAATAGTGTTGCTGCTGAAATTGAAAAGATAATGGAAGAAGTTGTGGCATGTGGAGCCAATGAAGCAAGTGATGAGTACTTCATAGCAACCAAGTTGTTTGTGAAGTTTGAAAATCGTTGTTTCTTTAACAATATGAAGACTAGCGACGGGAAGAATAATTGGCTTAGGAGGATGTATGAAGAGCGAAATAGGCATTAG